A window of Proteus columbae contains these coding sequences:
- the htpX gene encoding protease HtpX produces the protein MMRIALFLLTNLAVMFVFGIILSLTGIQGRSVQGLMIMAGLFGFGGAFISLLMSKWMALRSVGGQVIENPTSEVERWLLDTVRRQSEQVGIKMPQVAIYDAPDINAFATGARRDASLVAVSTGLLASMSRDEAEAVIAHEISHVANGDMITMTLLQGVVNTFVIFISRIIAQFVANFISNDEESENSNGNPWVYMGVSMVLEIVFGILASIITMWFSRYREFHADAGSAKLVGREKMIAALQRLKTSYEPQEESSMMAFCINGRNKSFSELFLSHPPLDKRIEALRNGEYLK, from the coding sequence ATGATGAGAATTGCTTTATTCCTGTTAACAAACTTAGCCGTTATGTTTGTTTTTGGGATCATCTTATCTTTAACAGGTATACAAGGTCGTAGTGTTCAAGGCTTGATGATCATGGCGGGCTTATTTGGCTTTGGTGGTGCATTCATTTCACTATTAATGTCAAAATGGATGGCATTACGTTCAGTGGGTGGTCAAGTTATTGAAAACCCAACTTCAGAAGTAGAGCGTTGGTTATTAGATACGGTAAGACGACAATCTGAACAAGTCGGTATTAAAATGCCACAAGTAGCAATTTATGATGCACCTGATATTAATGCGTTCGCGACAGGTGCTCGTCGTGATGCGTCGCTGGTGGCCGTGAGTACTGGTTTGTTAGCTAGTATGAGCCGTGATGAAGCAGAAGCGGTTATTGCCCACGAAATTAGCCATGTCGCTAATGGTGATATGATAACCATGACCTTACTGCAAGGTGTTGTGAATACCTTCGTTATCTTTATTTCTCGTATCATCGCTCAATTTGTTGCTAACTTTATTTCTAATGATGAAGAGAGCGAAAATAGCAATGGAAACCCATGGGTCTATATGGGAGTTTCAATGGTTCTGGAAATTGTATTCGGTATTCTTGCCAGCATTATTACAATGTGGTTCTCTCGTTATCGTGAGTTCCATGCGGATGCTGGTTCTGCAAAGCTTGTTGGCCGTGAGAAAATGATAGCTGCATTACAACGTTTGAAAACGAGTTACGAGCCGCAAGAAGAAAGTAGCATGATGGCTTTCTGTATTAATGGCCGTAATAAGTCATTCAGCGAGTTATTTTTATCTCACCCGCCATTAGATAAGCGTATTGAAGCACTGCGCAATGGTGAGTATCTGAAATAA
- the prc gene encoding carboxy terminal-processing peptidase, with product MNKLLNVAFAIGLTLTGTSVVMAEKPATPAMVTIDQLPDLKQEPQHSTVSERVTSRFERSHYRQFSLDASFSEKIFNRYLNLLDYSHNVLLASDIAQFDKEKTKVGEYLKKGELQPLYDLFNLAQKRRFERFQYALNRLDKPIDLTGQDKFELDRTKAPWPQTQAELDKLWDEKVKYDWLTLKLSEKTDSEVKETLTKRYKAALRRQTQSQSEDVFQIIMSAFAREIDPHTSYLSPRNTEAFDSEMSLSLEGIGAVLQMDDDYPMINSMVTGGPAAKSKELKVGDKIIAVGQQNKTMVDVVGWRLDDIVALIKGPKGSQVKLEVISDEKGAKPRTITLVREQIRLEDRAVKLTEKVINGDKVAILDIPSFYVGLTNDVKTQLQKVAKDNVSSLVIDLRGNGGGALTEAISLSGLFIPSGPVVQVRDNNGRVRQDFDKDDVVYYKGPLVVIVNRFSASASEIFAAAMQDYGRALIVGEQTFGKGTVQQYRPLTRVYDQMLSPDWPGLGSVQYTIQKFYRINGGSTQLKGVTPDLLLPSFDSAEMGESFEDNALPWDSISPASYQLSEYSDKLKAALAPLTEQHTKRIANDREFSYIFTDIQRYNDAKAKGEDKFVILNFAEREKENKELEAIKLNRINERFKLEGKPALKSLDDLPKDYEGPDPYLDETAAIAVDLSKVLKPKKLLN from the coding sequence ATGAACAAACTTTTAAATGTGGCTTTTGCAATCGGATTAACGTTAACAGGCACTTCTGTTGTGATGGCTGAGAAACCAGCCACCCCAGCAATGGTAACTATTGATCAGTTACCCGACTTAAAGCAAGAGCCACAGCATTCTACCGTGAGCGAGCGAGTAACCTCTCGTTTTGAACGCTCTCATTACCGTCAGTTCTCGCTAGATGCGAGCTTTTCTGAAAAGATTTTTAATCGCTATCTTAATTTATTAGATTATAGCCACAATGTGTTGCTAGCATCAGATATTGCCCAATTTGATAAAGAAAAAACCAAAGTAGGTGAATATCTGAAAAAAGGTGAGCTTCAGCCCCTTTATGATCTTTTTAATTTAGCGCAAAAAAGACGTTTTGAACGTTTTCAATACGCCTTAAACCGCCTAGATAAACCCATAGATTTAACTGGTCAAGATAAGTTTGAGTTAGATAGAACAAAAGCGCCGTGGCCGCAAACTCAAGCTGAGCTAGATAAACTTTGGGATGAAAAAGTAAAATATGATTGGCTAACGCTGAAACTATCTGAAAAAACAGATAGCGAAGTTAAAGAGACACTCACTAAGCGTTATAAAGCTGCATTACGTCGTCAAACGCAAAGCCAAAGCGAAGATGTTTTCCAAATCATTATGTCGGCATTCGCCCGCGAAATTGATCCTCATACAAGTTATCTATCACCAAGAAATACCGAAGCCTTTGACTCTGAAATGAGTCTATCCTTAGAAGGCATTGGCGCTGTATTACAGATGGATGATGATTATCCTATGATCAACTCTATGGTAACGGGTGGTCCCGCTGCAAAAAGCAAAGAGTTGAAAGTTGGCGATAAAATTATTGCTGTAGGGCAACAAAATAAAACGATGGTTGATGTTGTCGGCTGGCGACTTGATGATATCGTTGCTTTGATTAAAGGGCCGAAAGGTAGCCAAGTAAAATTAGAAGTTATTTCTGATGAGAAAGGCGCTAAACCAAGAACAATCACGTTAGTCAGAGAGCAAATCCGTTTAGAAGACAGAGCGGTTAAGCTAACTGAAAAAGTAATTAACGGTGATAAAGTTGCAATTTTGGATATTCCAAGCTTCTATGTTGGCTTAACCAATGATGTAAAAACACAGTTACAAAAAGTGGCGAAAGATAATGTTTCATCTTTGGTCATTGATTTGCGCGGCAATGGTGGTGGAGCATTAACCGAGGCGATTTCACTTTCAGGATTATTTATTCCAAGTGGTCCCGTTGTGCAAGTCAGAGATAATAATGGTCGTGTACGACAAGATTTCGATAAAGATGATGTCGTGTATTATAAAGGGCCACTGGTTGTTATCGTGAATCGCTTTAGTGCTTCTGCCTCTGAAATTTTTGCTGCTGCAATGCAAGACTACGGACGAGCATTAATTGTCGGTGAGCAAACGTTCGGTAAAGGAACAGTTCAGCAATATCGCCCATTAACCCGTGTTTACGATCAAATGCTAAGCCCTGATTGGCCTGGTTTAGGTTCAGTGCAATACACTATTCAAAAATTCTATCGAATTAATGGTGGTAGTACTCAACTTAAAGGGGTAACACCTGATTTGCTGTTACCAAGCTTTGATAGTGCTGAAATGGGTGAAAGTTTTGAAGATAACGCATTGCCTTGGGATAGTATCTCTCCAGCAAGTTATCAGCTATCTGAGTATTCAGACAAGCTGAAAGCGGCGTTAGCACCATTAACTGAACAGCATACTAAGCGCATTGCAAATGACAGAGAGTTTTCATACATCTTTACTGATATTCAGCGTTATAACGATGCTAAAGCAAAAGGTGAAGATAAATTTGTTATCTTAAACTTCGCTGAAAGAGAGAAAGAAAACAAAGAGCTAGAAGCCATTAAATTAAACCGCATTAATGAGCGTTTTAAATTAGAGGGTAAGCCTGCGTTGAAATCACTCGATGATTTGCCTAAGGATTATGAAGGGCCAGATCCTTATTTAGATGAAACAGCTGCAATTGCGGTTGATCTCTCAAAAGTGCTTAAGCCTAAGAAATTATTAAATTAA
- a CDS encoding OprD family outer membrane porin, with translation MKVKKIVLFMLSPCFLAVSAANAANWEDSIKESAFISDSELELSTINMWKYLKTENRFDKEEQRYRKQVANAWGQNFQADFRSGYLGGILGFDVSYYGGIKLGASKDFASRAILYNDDGEAKGYNKIGQRFAKVKFDLDPVLINGKAGWFTLKNTGIFTNSQRLSLNSYNGYATNTAMGDWSLDLLFLDGKVMRRDSPNIDRMYFSDGNGVRHNIDHVLTGGINYNSKPLKVFYFYGQADDVFRQHGLEAKYKLTSDVTVGGVVYYHDYGSDGKRTLSDANKGKRNFDNDAWHFAGTMEWRIPESPWTLRTGVTYTDAEKANGVGQFARNPIGNTRGRFNSPAYADIDYVRDGEVMGALEAEYRVSKELSVGARTNYSEFSYSGERLKQGQFGLFSYWKPTANLSVSLSGGIGWHHQQENDYTTPKLYDGHSQRAHSLSGSMTTTYRFKM, from the coding sequence ATGAAAGTAAAAAAAATAGTATTGTTTATGTTGTCTCCTTGCTTCTTAGCGGTAAGCGCTGCTAATGCTGCGAATTGGGAAGACTCAATTAAAGAAAGCGCGTTTATTTCAGATTCAGAACTTGAACTTTCTACAATCAATATGTGGAAATACTTGAAAACTGAAAACCGCTTTGATAAAGAAGAGCAACGCTACAGAAAGCAAGTTGCTAATGCTTGGGGGCAAAACTTCCAAGCTGATTTCAGATCAGGTTATTTAGGTGGCATTCTAGGATTTGATGTCTCTTATTATGGTGGTATCAAATTAGGTGCAAGTAAAGACTTCGCCTCTCGTGCAATCTTATATAATGATGATGGCGAAGCAAAAGGCTATAACAAAATTGGTCAACGTTTTGCAAAAGTTAAATTCGATTTAGATCCTGTATTAATTAACGGTAAAGCGGGTTGGTTTACTCTGAAAAATACCGGTATTTTTACAAACTCACAGCGTTTATCATTAAACAGCTACAATGGTTATGCAACTAACACTGCAATGGGCGACTGGAGCCTAGATTTACTATTCCTTGACGGTAAAGTAATGCGTCGTGATAGTCCAAATATCGACAGAATGTATTTTAGCGATGGTAATGGCGTTAGACATAATATCGACCATGTGCTGACTGGTGGCATTAACTACAACTCCAAACCGTTAAAAGTATTTTATTTCTATGGTCAAGCGGATGATGTATTCCGTCAACATGGTTTAGAAGCAAAATATAAATTAACCTCAGATGTTACTGTTGGCGGTGTTGTTTATTATCATGATTACGGTAGTGATGGTAAACGTACATTAAGTGATGCCAATAAGGGTAAACGTAACTTTGATAATGACGCATGGCACTTTGCAGGTACTATGGAATGGCGCATTCCAGAGTCACCATGGACGTTACGTACAGGTGTGACATATACCGATGCAGAAAAAGCTAATGGTGTTGGTCAATTTGCTCGTAATCCAATTGGTAATACCCGTGGACGCTTTAACTCACCTGCTTACGCAGATATCGACTATGTACGTGATGGTGAGGTTATGGGTGCATTGGAAGCTGAATACAGAGTTAGCAAAGAACTGTCTGTTGGTGCGCGTACCAACTATAGTGAATTCAGCTATTCTGGCGAAAGATTAAAACAAGGACAGTTTGGTTTATTTAGCTACTGGAAACCAACCGCGAATCTTTCTGTTTCTTTAAGCGGTGGTATCGGCTGGCACCACCAGCAAGAAAACGACTATACCACACCAAAACTTTATGATGGTCACTCACAACGAGCTCACTCATTGTCTGGCTCTATGACAACAACATATCGTTTTAAAATGTAA